In a single window of the Bacillus clarus genome:
- a CDS encoding NUDIX hydrolase — translation MGYIEELRKVVGTRPLILVGSAVIILNDKQEVLLQYRSDTYDWGVPGGAMELGETTEETARRELFEETGLRTKIMQFLGVLSGKEVYFRYPNGDEIFNVIHLYQAHHVSGEVKLDHEGLQIQYFPVDKLPSLNKTTEKILQKFLYALTE, via the coding sequence TTGGGGTATATTGAAGAGTTACGAAAAGTAGTTGGTACGAGGCCACTTATTCTTGTAGGATCAGCGGTTATTATATTAAATGATAAACAAGAAGTGTTGCTTCAATATCGTTCAGATACATACGATTGGGGTGTGCCTGGCGGAGCGATGGAGCTAGGAGAAACGACGGAAGAAACTGCTCGCAGAGAACTGTTTGAAGAGACAGGACTAAGGACGAAAATAATGCAATTTCTCGGTGTTCTTTCGGGAAAAGAAGTGTATTTCCGTTATCCAAATGGAGATGAAATCTTTAATGTAATTCATCTATATCAGGCGCATCATGTAAGTGGAGAAGTTAAGCTTGATCATGAAGGATTACAAATTCAATATTTCCCAGTAGATAAGTTACCAAGTTTGAATAAAACAACAGAGAAGATTTTACAAAAATTTTTATATGCATTAACAGAATAG